In a single window of the Amia ocellicauda isolate fAmiCal2 chromosome 20, fAmiCal2.hap1, whole genome shotgun sequence genome:
- the cox5b2 gene encoding cytochrome c oxidase subunit 5B2, which yields MAARLFLRASCNAVRLASANAAPRASQRAIATEKGIPTDDEQATGLERRSLQALKKGQDPFSIFRPKTYTGTKEDPHIVPCIGNKRLVGCLCEEDNTAIVWFWLHEGNAQRCPSCGSHYKLIHHDLPH from the exons ATGGCAGCTCGTCTTTTCCTCCGGGCTTCGTGCAATGCGGTTCGTTTGGCCAGCGCAAATGCAGCCCCCAGAGCTTCCCAGCGGGCCATAGCCACGGAGAAGG GAATCCCAACTGATGATGAGCAAGCCACAGGACTGGAGCGTCGCTCCTTACAGGCTTTGAAGAAAGGACAG GACCCTTTCAGCATTTTCAGGCCCAAGACATATACAGGAACCAAGGAGGACCCGCATATAGTTCCCTGCATTGGCAACAAGAGACTGGTTGGCTGCCTGT GTGAGGAGGACAACACGGCCATCGTGTGGTTCTGGCTCCATGAGGGAAATGCCCAGCGCTGCCCCTCCTGCGGCTCTCATTACAAACTGATCCACCACGATCTCCCGCATTAA
- the dnajc12 gene encoding dnaJ homolog subfamily C member 12 isoform X1: protein MSPGCDLNGPGRDSLLALLVAQTRCPVYSSLQSEQILAEFKVRALECHPDKHPENPKAVESFQKLQEAKETLANEDSRARYDYWRRSRMSIRFRDWEALSDSVKTSMHWAVKAKKEPMLEGPEDKPGVPLVERGPLVGEESGSKAWQEGLSQDKALRNEGPQSPDTPTSPSENYWHLRFRWSADTPSDLLRKFRNYEI from the exons ATGTCACCTGGGTGTGATTTGAACGGTCCTGGGAGAGACAGCCTGTTAGCACTGCTTGTTGCGCAGACGCGCTGCCCTGTCTACAGCAGCCTGCAG TCTGAACAGATTCTCGCAGAATTCAAAGTCCGAGCTCTAGAGTGTCATCCGGACAAGCATCCTGAAAACCCAAAAGCTG TGGAAAGCTTTCAAAAGCTGCAGGAAGCCAAGGAGACCCTGGCCAATGAAGACAGCAGAGCCCGTTACGACTACTGGCGGCGTAGCAGGATGAGCATCCGTTTCCGAGACTGGGAAGCCCTCAGCGACTCCGTGAAAACC TCCATGCACTGGGCCGTGAAGGCTAAGAAGGAGCCCATGCTAGAGGGACCAGAGGACAAACCCGGGGTCCCTCTGGTGGAGAGGGGTCCTCTGGTCGGGGAGGAGAGTGGGAGCAAGGCCTGGCAGGAGGGCCTGTCTCAGGACAAGGCCCTGAGGAATGAGGGGCCACAGTCGCCTGACACGCCAACATCCCCAA GTGAGAACTACTGGCATTTGCGTTTCCGCTGGTCAGCCGATACTCCATCTGATCTTCTGAGGAAATTCAGAAATTACGAGATCTGA
- the sirt1 gene encoding NAD-dependent protein deacetylase sirtuin-1, with amino-acid sequence MADGEKILLNSGAGGLEAEEPLPKKPRIGLGLICDAKSARAEHDGGLGAGQTGAVAAVARRPGEEEVAAVGQASVAPGGDNRLLGSELQEGLLGEEVEREPIGACAAERAECTSLNEDMLPNGFHSYDCDDEDDDRSSHASSSDWTPQPHIGSYSFIQQHIMRETDPRTILKDLLPETVLPPDLDDMTLWQIVINISEPPKRKKRKDINTMEDVVRLLQECKKIIVLTGAGVSVSCGIPDFRSRDGIYARLAIDFPDLPDPQAMFDIEYFRRDPRPFFKFAKEIYPGQFQPSPCHRFISMLDKQGKLLRNYTQNIDTLEQVAGVQRIIQCHGSFATASCLICKYKVDCEAIREDIFNQVVPHCPKCPTDFPLAIMKPDIVFFGENLPEQFHRGMKHDKDEVDLLIVIGSSLKVRPVALIPSSIPHEVPQILINREQLPHLNFDVELLGDCDVIINELCHRLSGDYEQLCYNPLRLSEITDKPPRPQRESELQFCDLPPTPLELTEDSGSWEQMNEPTHNSMGTLEETPGANISNKVEATSELPAENIMENTMKIRTESTDENGRTEIDELQTSKTEEVPGSGEKNSDIEIRRRCWMSRFGREPVSKRLENSQYLFQAPNHYIFHGAEVYSNSEDESSSSCGSHSEESCCSPGEAGEDDSEAEELYGRVGEGEDGADCPRSNREQLEKQTNDMEFLRYQKGSLPEEVPNTTKM; translated from the exons ATGGCGGACGGAGAGAAGATCCTCCTAAACTCCGGTGCCGGCGGCTTGGAAGCCGAGGAACCTCTGCCCAAAAAGCCGAGGATCGGGTTGGGTTTGATCTGCGACGCCAAATCCGCCAGGGCCGAGCACGACGGCGGCCTCGGTGCGGGCCAGACTGGGGCGGTGGCGGCAGTGGCACGGCGGCcgggggaggaggaggtggcGGCGGTGGGACAGGCCTCGGTTGCGCCAGGCGGAGACAATAGGCTGCTGGGCTCGGAGCTGCAGGAGGGGCTGCTGGGggaggaggtggagagagagccGATCGGCGCTTGTGCTGCAGAGCGGGCAG AATGCACCAGTCTCAACGAAGACATGCTCCCTAATGGATTCCATTCATATGACTGCGATGATGAAGACGACGACCGATCTTCACACGCAAGTTCAAGTGACTGGACACCGCAGCCTCACATAG GTTCCTACAGCTTTATCCAGCAGCATATCATGAGAGAGACGGACCCTCGGACTATCTTAAAAGACCTCCTCCCAGAAACTGTGCTTCCACCCGATCTTGATGATATGACCCTCTGGCAGATTGTAATTAACATATCAGAACCTCCAAAAAGAAAGAAGCGCAAAGACATCAACACTATGGAAGACGTAGTCAGGCTACTGCAAGAATGTAAAAAGATTATAGTTTTGACTGGAGCTGGG GTTTCAGTGTCGTGTGGAATTCCTGACTTTAGATCCCGGGATGGTATTTATGCACGACTTGCCATTGATTTCCCCGATCTTCCTGATCCACAAGCAATGTTCGATATAGAGTACTTCAGAAGGGACCCTCGACCCTTTTTCAAATTTGCAAAG GAGATCTATCCAGGACAGTTCCAGCCATCTCCATGTCACCGATTCATTTCAATGCTGGATAAACAGGGGAAGCTGCTTCGAAACTACACACAGAATATCGACACACTGGAGCAAGTGGCTGGGGTACAAAGGATCATACAGTGCCATG GTTCTTTTGCAACAGCATCCTGCCTAATCTGTAAATACAAGGTTGACTGTGAAGCTATCCGAGAAGACATTTTTAATCAG GTTGTACCCCATTGTCCCAAGTGTCCAACTGACTTCCCTCTTGCCATCATGAAACCAGACATTGTTTTCTTTGGAGAGAACTTGCCAGAACAGTTTCACCGCGGCATGAAACATGACAAAGATGAAGTGGACCTTCTAATTGTCATAGGATCTTCACTGAAAGTGCGACCAGTGGCTCTTATTCCAA GCTCCATTCCTCATGAAGTGCCTCAGATCCTGATCAACAGAGAACAGTTGCCCCACCTCAACTTTGATGTGGAACTGCTTGGAGACTGTGATGTTATCATTAATGAACTATGCCACCGGCTAAGTGGAGACTATGAACAACTGTGCTACAACCCTTTAAGACTTTCTGAAATTACAGATAAACCCCCAAGGCCACAGCGAGAGTCTGAACTTCAGTTCTGTGATTTGCCACCCACACCCCTCGAGCTCACTGAAGACTCGGGTTCATGGGAACAAATGAACGAACCCACACACAACTCGATGGGGACTTTGGAAGAAACGCCAGGAGCTAATATATCTAACAAAGTAGAGGCTACCTCCGAGCTTCCAGCTGAAAACATTATGGAAAACACTATGAAAATCAGGACTGAGTCTACTGATGAAAACGGGAGGACGGAAATCGACGAGCTGCAAACCTCAAAGACGGAGGAGGTCCCTGGGTCAGGGGAGAAGAATTCCGATATTGAAATCCGCAGAAGATGCTGGATGAGTAGATTTGGAAGAGAGCCAGTTAGCAAGCGCCTTGAAA atTCCCAATACCTTTTCCAAGCACCAAATCACTACATTTTCCACGGAGCGGAGGTGTACTCCAATTCTGAGGATGAGTCCTCGAGCTCCTGCGGGAGTCACAGTGAGGAGTCCTGTTGCAGCCCGGGCGAGGCGGGAGAGGACGACAGCGAGGCGGAAGAGCTCTACGGGcgagtgggagagggagaggatggGGCAGACTGCCCGAGGAGCAACCGAGAACAGCTAGAAAAGCAAACCAATGACATGGAATTCCTGCGTTATCAGAAAGGCAGTCTACCTGAGGAGGTTCCGAACACGACGAAGATGTAA
- the dnajc12 gene encoding dnaJ homolog subfamily C member 12 isoform X2, translating into MDALLNCKTEDLEDYYGLLGCDELSSSEQILAEFKVRALECHPDKHPENPKAVESFQKLQEAKETLANEDSRARYDYWRRSRMSIRFRDWEALSDSVKTSMHWAVKAKKEPMLEGPEDKPGVPLVERGPLVGEESGSKAWQEGLSQDKALRNEGPQSPDTPTSPSENYWHLRFRWSADTPSDLLRKFRNYEI; encoded by the exons ATGGACGCGTTGCTGAACTGCAAGACCGAGGACTTGGAAGATTATTATGGTTTGCTGGGATGCGATGAACTGTCTTCG TCTGAACAGATTCTCGCAGAATTCAAAGTCCGAGCTCTAGAGTGTCATCCGGACAAGCATCCTGAAAACCCAAAAGCTG TGGAAAGCTTTCAAAAGCTGCAGGAAGCCAAGGAGACCCTGGCCAATGAAGACAGCAGAGCCCGTTACGACTACTGGCGGCGTAGCAGGATGAGCATCCGTTTCCGAGACTGGGAAGCCCTCAGCGACTCCGTGAAAACC TCCATGCACTGGGCCGTGAAGGCTAAGAAGGAGCCCATGCTAGAGGGACCAGAGGACAAACCCGGGGTCCCTCTGGTGGAGAGGGGTCCTCTGGTCGGGGAGGAGAGTGGGAGCAAGGCCTGGCAGGAGGGCCTGTCTCAGGACAAGGCCCTGAGGAATGAGGGGCCACAGTCGCCTGACACGCCAACATCCCCAA GTGAGAACTACTGGCATTTGCGTTTCCGCTGGTCAGCCGATACTCCATCTGATCTTCTGAGGAAATTCAGAAATTACGAGATCTGA